The following coding sequences are from one Scomber scombrus chromosome 20, fScoSco1.1, whole genome shotgun sequence window:
- the slc12a7b gene encoding solute carrier family 12 member 7 isoform X2 yields the protein MPTNFTVVPVKDGTRKAKEGDEEDDVDDNNALKEEEEDATGDGVPKENSPFINNTDNDKGNSYDGTNMALFEEEMDSNPMVSSLLNKLANYTNLTQGAQEHEEADDDEGPKKKAVKSPQMGTFMGVYLPCLQNILGVILFLRLTWIVGTAGILESLAIVGLCCSCTMLTAISMSAIATNGVVPAGGSYYMISRSLGPEFGGAVGLCFYLGTTFAGSMYILGTIEILLTYIVPKAAIFIAEKKEDEVDALLNNMRVYGTCCLALMSIVVFVGVKYVNKLALVFLACVILSILSIYAGVIKTIFEPPDFPVCMLGNRTLQNNNFDTCSKLEVIGNLTVTSKLWQLFCDGPELNATCNEYFVNNNVTEVQGIPGLTSGVISENMWSEYGPLAMLVENKKLSSVGGSDPATDIYLPYVVNDITTFFTLLVGIYFPSVTGIMAGSNRSGDLRDAQKSIPVGTILAIATTSFIYVTCVVLFGGCIEGVLLRDKFGDSVKGNLVIGTLSWPSPWVIVIGSFFSCCGAGLQSLTGAPRLLQAIARDGIVPFLQVFGHGKANGEPTWALLLTAGICEIGILIASLDAVAPILSMFFLMCYLFVNLACALQTLLRTPNWRPRFKYYHWALSFLGMSLCLALMFICSWYYAIVAMAIATCIYKYIEYRGAEKEWGDGIRGLSLNAARYALIRLEEAPPHTKNWRPQLLVLLNLDSDQVVKHSRLLSFTTQLKAGKGLTIVGNVLEGTYLTKDAEAKRAEQNIKSVMTAERTKGFCHVVVSSNLRDGFSHLIQSAGLGGMKHNSVLMAWPGNWKQSNDPQSWKNFIETVRETTAAHQALLVAKNVDSFPTNQDRLGEGTIDVWWVVHDGGMLMLLPFLLRQHKVWRKCKMRIFTVAQMDDNSIQMKKDLQMFLYHLRLDAEVEVVEMHDNDISAFTYEKTLVMEQRSQMLKQMQLSRTEREREIQSITDESRSSIRRKNPGAGQSSGLSRQSSQTEDTLEDEAQLIHDRNTASHAAINDKAETGPDRVHMTWTKEKLFTERNRNREANANVAVRDLFNMKPEWETLNQSNVRRMHTAIKLNEVVVNKSQGAHLVLLNMPGPPKNRGGDENYMEFLEVLLEGLNRVLLVRGGGREVITIYS from the exons GTGATGGCGTCCCAAAGGAAAACAGTCCATTCATCAACAACACAGACAACGACAAGGGAAACAGCTACGATGGCACTAACATGGCACTTTTTGAG GAGGAGATGGACAGCAACCCCATGGTGTCATCTCTCCTCAATAAACTGGCAAACTACACCAATCTCACCCAGGGAGCCCAGGAGCACGAGGAGGCCGACGATGATGAAGGACCCAAGAAGAAAGCTGTCAAG AGCCCTCAGATGGGGACCTTCATGGGTGTCTACCTCCCCTGCCTGCAGAACATTCTGGGGGTCATCCTGTTTCTTCGTCTTACCTGGATCGTCGGCACCGCCGGCATCTTGGAGTCCCTGGCTATCGTCGGCTTGTGCTGCTCTTGT ACCATGCTCACAGCCATATCCATGAGTGCAATCGCTACTAATGGAGTTGTGCCAG CTGGAGGTTCCTACTACATGATTTCCAGATCTTTGGGTCCAGAGTTTGGTGGAGCTGTCGGTCTCTGTTTCTACCTGGGCACAACCTTCGCTGGCTCCATGTACATCCTGGGTACTATAGAGATTCTACTG ACCTACATCGTGCCTAAGGCAGCCATCTTCAtagcagagaaaaaagaggatgagGTGGACGCCCTGCTGAATAACATGCGTGTTTACGGCACATGCTGCCTAGCACTGATGTCCATCGTTGTCTTTGTTGGCGTCAAATACGTCAACAAGCTAGCTCTAGTCTTCCTGGCCTGTGTcattctctccatcctctccatCTACGCTGGGGTCATCAAGACCATCTTTGAGCCTCCTGACTTTCC TGTTTGCATGTTGGGGAATCGCACTCTGCAGAACAATAACTTTGACACGTGTTCTAAGTTGGAGGTGATAGGAAACCTGACAGTCACTTCCAAGCTGTGGCAGCTGTTCTGTGATGGACCTGAGCTCAACGCCACCTGCAACGAGTATTTTGTAAACAACAATGTGACCGAGGTGCAGGGCATCCCCGGACTGACCAGTGGAGTCATTTCAG AGAATATGTGGTCAGAATACGGCCCTCTGGCTATGTTGGTAGAAAACAAGAAGTTGTCATCTGTTGGAGGAAGTGACCCAGCCACGGATATCTACTTGCCCTATGTTGTGAACGATATCACTACGTTTTTCACACTGCTGGTCGGCATCTACTTCCCCTCTGTCACTG GTATCATGGCTGGTTCAAACCGGTCAGGTGACTTGAGGGATGCCCAGAAGTCCATCCCCGTCGGGACCATCCTGGCTATCGCAACCACCTCCTTCATCT ACGTTACCTGCGTGGTGCTGTTTGGTGGCTGCATTGAGGGCGTTTTACTTCGAGACAA GTTTGGTGACTCAGTGAAAGGGAACCTTGTTATTGGCACGCTGTCTTGGCCCTCACCCTGGGTTATTGTGATCGGTTCTTTCTTCTCCTGCTGCGGGGCCGGGCTGCAAAGTTTAACCGGGGCCCCGCGCCTCCTGCAGGCCATCGCACGAGACGGCATCGTACCTTTCCTACAG GTGTTTGGTCATGGGAAAGCTAACGGGGAACCTACCTGGGCTCTACTGCTCACTGCTGGGATCTGCGAGATCGGCATCCTCATCGCCTCGCTGGACGCCGTGGCTCCTATCCTCTCCAT gTTTTTCCTCATGTGCTACCTGTTCGTCAACCTGGCCTGTGCGCTTCAGACCCTGCTGCGAACACCCAACTGGAGACCACGCTTCAAATACTACCACTG GGCCCTATCCTTCCTGGGAATGAGCTTGTGTCTCGCTCTCATGTTCATCTGCTCCTGGTATTATGCTATCGTGGCCATGGCCATCGCCACCTGCATCTACAAATACATTGAATACAGAGG GGCAGAGAAGGAGTGGGGCGACGGCATCCGCGGCCTGTCTCTTAATGCAGCTCGCTACGCTCTCATTCGCCTTGAGGAGGCTCCACCACACACCAAAAACTGGAG GCCTCAGTTGTTGGTGCTCCTGAACCTGGACTCGGATCAAGTAGTCAAACACTCTCGCCTGCTGTCCTTCACCACTCAGCTGAAGGCAGGGAAAGGCCTGACAATAGTGGGAAATGTTTTGGAAGGAACCTACCTCACCAAAGACGCAGAGGCAAAGAGGGCTGAGCAG aACATCAAGTCTGTGATGACAGCAGAGCGTACCAAAGGTTTCTGCCATGTTGTCGTGTCTTCCAATCTCCGAGATGGCTTCTCCCATCTCATCCAGTCTGCGGGGCTGGGAGGCATGAAGCACAACAGCGTCCTAATGGCCTGGCCTGGAAACTGGAAGCAGTCCAATGACCCACAGTCATGGAAGAATTTCATAG AGACGGTAAGGGAGACCACAGCTGCCCATCAGGCCTTGCTCGTGGCTAAGAATGTGGACAGCTTCCCTACAAACCAGGACCGCCTCGGGGAGGGCACCATTGACGTGTGGTGGGTGGTTCATGACGGAGGcatgctgatgctgctgcccTTCCTGCTGAGACAGCACAAG GTGTGGAGGAAATGCAAGATGCGCATCTTCACCGTGGCCCAGATGGACGACAACAGCATCCAAATGAAGAAAGATCTCCAGATGTTCCTTTACCACCTGCGACTGGATGCAGAAGTAGAAGTAGTGGAGATG CATGATAATGACATCTCAGCTTTCACCTATGAGAAGACTCTGGTGATGGAGCAGAGGTCTCAGATGCTGAAACAGATGCAACTCTCCCggactgagagggagagagag ATTCAGAGTATCACTGACGAATCGCGTAGCTCAATCCGGAGGAAGAACCCGGGCGCCGGTCAGAGCTCGGGCCTAAGCCGGCAGTCCTCTCAGACGGAGGACACTCTGGAGGACGAG GCCCAGCTCATCCACGACAGAAACACAGCGTCTCACGCCGCGATCAACGACAAGGCCGAAACCGGACCCGATCGGGTTCACATGACCTGGACCAAGGAAAAGCTTTTCACGGAGCGTAACCGCAACCGCGAGGCCAACGCCAACGTTGCCGTACGCGACCTGTTTAACATGAAACC AGAGTGGGAGACTCT GAACCAGTCTAATGTCCGTCGGATGCACACAGCCATCAAGCTGAACGAGGTGGTGGTCAACAAGTCGCAGGGCGCCCACCTGGTGCTGCTCAACATGCCCGGACCACCgaagaacagaggaggagatgaaaact ATATGGAGTTCCTGGAGGTTCTCCTCGAGGGTTTGAACCGGGTGTTGCTGGTCCGAGGCGGCGGCCGTGAAGTCATCACCATctactcttaa
- the slc12a7b gene encoding solute carrier family 12 member 7 isoform X1, which produces MPTNFTVVPVKDGTRKAKEGDEEDDVDDNNALKEEEEDATGDGVPKENSPFINNTDNDKGNSYDGTNMALFEEEMDSNPMVSSLLNKLANYTNLTQGAQEHEEADDDEGPKKKAVKSPQMGTFMGVYLPCLQNILGVILFLRLTWIVGTAGILESLAIVGLCCSCTMLTAISMSAIATNGVVPAGGSYYMISRSLGPEFGGAVGLCFYLGTTFAGSMYILGTIEILLTYIVPKAAIFIAEKKEDEVDALLNNMRVYGTCCLALMSIVVFVGVKYVNKLALVFLACVILSILSIYAGVIKTIFEPPDFPVCMLGNRTLQNNNFDTCSKLEVIGNLTVTSKLWQLFCDGPELNATCNEYFVNNNVTEVQGIPGLTSGVISENMWSEYGPLAMLVENKKLSSVGGSDPATDIYLPYVVNDITTFFTLLVGIYFPSVTGIMAGSNRSGDLRDAQKSIPVGTILAIATTSFIYVTCVVLFGGCIEGVLLRDKFGDSVKGNLVIGTLSWPSPWVIVIGSFFSCCGAGLQSLTGAPRLLQAIARDGIVPFLQVFGHGKANGEPTWALLLTAGICEIGILIASLDAVAPILSMFFLMCYLFVNLACALQTLLRTPNWRPRFKYYHWALSFLGMSLCLALMFICSWYYAIVAMAIATCIYKYIEYRGAEKEWGDGIRGLSLNAARYALIRLEEAPPHTKNWRPQLLVLLNLDSDQVVKHSRLLSFTTQLKAGKGLTIVGNVLEGTYLTKDAEAKRAEQNIKSVMTAERTKGFCHVVVSSNLRDGFSHLIQSAGLGGMKHNSVLMAWPGNWKQSNDPQSWKNFIETVRETTAAHQALLVAKNVDSFPTNQDRLGEGTIDVWWVVHDGGMLMLLPFLLRQHKVWRKCKMRIFTVAQMDDNSIQMKKDLQMFLYHLRLDAEVEVVEMHDNDISAFTYEKTLVMEQRSQMLKQMQLSRTEREREAQLIHDRNTASHAAINDKAETGPDRVHMTWTKEKLFTERNRNREANANVAVRDLFNMKPEWETLNQSNVRRMHTAIKLNEVVVNKSQGAHLVLLNMPGPPKNRGGDENYMEFLEVLLEGLNRVLLVRGGGREVITIYS; this is translated from the exons GTGATGGCGTCCCAAAGGAAAACAGTCCATTCATCAACAACACAGACAACGACAAGGGAAACAGCTACGATGGCACTAACATGGCACTTTTTGAG GAGGAGATGGACAGCAACCCCATGGTGTCATCTCTCCTCAATAAACTGGCAAACTACACCAATCTCACCCAGGGAGCCCAGGAGCACGAGGAGGCCGACGATGATGAAGGACCCAAGAAGAAAGCTGTCAAG AGCCCTCAGATGGGGACCTTCATGGGTGTCTACCTCCCCTGCCTGCAGAACATTCTGGGGGTCATCCTGTTTCTTCGTCTTACCTGGATCGTCGGCACCGCCGGCATCTTGGAGTCCCTGGCTATCGTCGGCTTGTGCTGCTCTTGT ACCATGCTCACAGCCATATCCATGAGTGCAATCGCTACTAATGGAGTTGTGCCAG CTGGAGGTTCCTACTACATGATTTCCAGATCTTTGGGTCCAGAGTTTGGTGGAGCTGTCGGTCTCTGTTTCTACCTGGGCACAACCTTCGCTGGCTCCATGTACATCCTGGGTACTATAGAGATTCTACTG ACCTACATCGTGCCTAAGGCAGCCATCTTCAtagcagagaaaaaagaggatgagGTGGACGCCCTGCTGAATAACATGCGTGTTTACGGCACATGCTGCCTAGCACTGATGTCCATCGTTGTCTTTGTTGGCGTCAAATACGTCAACAAGCTAGCTCTAGTCTTCCTGGCCTGTGTcattctctccatcctctccatCTACGCTGGGGTCATCAAGACCATCTTTGAGCCTCCTGACTTTCC TGTTTGCATGTTGGGGAATCGCACTCTGCAGAACAATAACTTTGACACGTGTTCTAAGTTGGAGGTGATAGGAAACCTGACAGTCACTTCCAAGCTGTGGCAGCTGTTCTGTGATGGACCTGAGCTCAACGCCACCTGCAACGAGTATTTTGTAAACAACAATGTGACCGAGGTGCAGGGCATCCCCGGACTGACCAGTGGAGTCATTTCAG AGAATATGTGGTCAGAATACGGCCCTCTGGCTATGTTGGTAGAAAACAAGAAGTTGTCATCTGTTGGAGGAAGTGACCCAGCCACGGATATCTACTTGCCCTATGTTGTGAACGATATCACTACGTTTTTCACACTGCTGGTCGGCATCTACTTCCCCTCTGTCACTG GTATCATGGCTGGTTCAAACCGGTCAGGTGACTTGAGGGATGCCCAGAAGTCCATCCCCGTCGGGACCATCCTGGCTATCGCAACCACCTCCTTCATCT ACGTTACCTGCGTGGTGCTGTTTGGTGGCTGCATTGAGGGCGTTTTACTTCGAGACAA GTTTGGTGACTCAGTGAAAGGGAACCTTGTTATTGGCACGCTGTCTTGGCCCTCACCCTGGGTTATTGTGATCGGTTCTTTCTTCTCCTGCTGCGGGGCCGGGCTGCAAAGTTTAACCGGGGCCCCGCGCCTCCTGCAGGCCATCGCACGAGACGGCATCGTACCTTTCCTACAG GTGTTTGGTCATGGGAAAGCTAACGGGGAACCTACCTGGGCTCTACTGCTCACTGCTGGGATCTGCGAGATCGGCATCCTCATCGCCTCGCTGGACGCCGTGGCTCCTATCCTCTCCAT gTTTTTCCTCATGTGCTACCTGTTCGTCAACCTGGCCTGTGCGCTTCAGACCCTGCTGCGAACACCCAACTGGAGACCACGCTTCAAATACTACCACTG GGCCCTATCCTTCCTGGGAATGAGCTTGTGTCTCGCTCTCATGTTCATCTGCTCCTGGTATTATGCTATCGTGGCCATGGCCATCGCCACCTGCATCTACAAATACATTGAATACAGAGG GGCAGAGAAGGAGTGGGGCGACGGCATCCGCGGCCTGTCTCTTAATGCAGCTCGCTACGCTCTCATTCGCCTTGAGGAGGCTCCACCACACACCAAAAACTGGAG GCCTCAGTTGTTGGTGCTCCTGAACCTGGACTCGGATCAAGTAGTCAAACACTCTCGCCTGCTGTCCTTCACCACTCAGCTGAAGGCAGGGAAAGGCCTGACAATAGTGGGAAATGTTTTGGAAGGAACCTACCTCACCAAAGACGCAGAGGCAAAGAGGGCTGAGCAG aACATCAAGTCTGTGATGACAGCAGAGCGTACCAAAGGTTTCTGCCATGTTGTCGTGTCTTCCAATCTCCGAGATGGCTTCTCCCATCTCATCCAGTCTGCGGGGCTGGGAGGCATGAAGCACAACAGCGTCCTAATGGCCTGGCCTGGAAACTGGAAGCAGTCCAATGACCCACAGTCATGGAAGAATTTCATAG AGACGGTAAGGGAGACCACAGCTGCCCATCAGGCCTTGCTCGTGGCTAAGAATGTGGACAGCTTCCCTACAAACCAGGACCGCCTCGGGGAGGGCACCATTGACGTGTGGTGGGTGGTTCATGACGGAGGcatgctgatgctgctgcccTTCCTGCTGAGACAGCACAAG GTGTGGAGGAAATGCAAGATGCGCATCTTCACCGTGGCCCAGATGGACGACAACAGCATCCAAATGAAGAAAGATCTCCAGATGTTCCTTTACCACCTGCGACTGGATGCAGAAGTAGAAGTAGTGGAGATG CATGATAATGACATCTCAGCTTTCACCTATGAGAAGACTCTGGTGATGGAGCAGAGGTCTCAGATGCTGAAACAGATGCAACTCTCCCggactgagagggagagagag GCCCAGCTCATCCACGACAGAAACACAGCGTCTCACGCCGCGATCAACGACAAGGCCGAAACCGGACCCGATCGGGTTCACATGACCTGGACCAAGGAAAAGCTTTTCACGGAGCGTAACCGCAACCGCGAGGCCAACGCCAACGTTGCCGTACGCGACCTGTTTAACATGAAACC AGAGTGGGAGACTCT GAACCAGTCTAATGTCCGTCGGATGCACACAGCCATCAAGCTGAACGAGGTGGTGGTCAACAAGTCGCAGGGCGCCCACCTGGTGCTGCTCAACATGCCCGGACCACCgaagaacagaggaggagatgaaaact ATATGGAGTTCCTGGAGGTTCTCCTCGAGGGTTTGAACCGGGTGTTGCTGGTCCGAGGCGGCGGCCGTGAAGTCATCACCATctactcttaa